tagctTATTGGTCTGGGTATAATACAACATTAATGCATTATAGTTCTCTCATGTCAATGCATGTATTAATCTTGAGCATTTCTTGAGTGATAACTATGTATCTCAATGTTGGGTAAAATCGTATTAAATGTTTCTGGTAGATCGTTAGTATAATGTTTGAACATAAAGCTGTTCAATTCAAGTTTTAAactattataaaacattttaataaagtaGAGAGAGTGGGCTGGAATATTAGTAACGATTTGAAATAGTTCGTATATAGCACACGTTTCTAATCATGCTACTGTAAGTATAGATTAGCAGCATTTCACATACCAGCACACTtatcactgcaaaaagtgtgtctaGCATGGAGACATGTCCTCAGTAGACATGTCTTAATTTAGTATCTTTGTGCAAGTCACATACCATAACCACATGTCTTGTGGTTAGTCATGACTTTATGCATATGAGTCATGTCTAGTTTAGAGACATATGAAATTGCGATAAGACACGACTCGAAGAATTAGTGACTTGTTAGAAGTCACTTATTCGATAATGCGTCTTTAATTAGGACATGAAGTAAGACATGTCCCATTCTGCTCTTTTTAATTAAGACATGACTTACTGTGTTGATGTCTTGTAGCTAGTCATGTCTTAGATAAGGACATAGCTCAAAGTCCTGCCTTTCCACAAGCCATGtctccatgcaagacatgacttgcataaggacatggctaaaaagtgtcctcaggtaagacacaattttgcagtgtatgttaggttttcataaatacaactccaagaaatttggtttgATTGATATTGTCAAATTTACAGCATTATCCAATGCAATATTTACCGACGAGCATTTACTTCATCACTTCTATCATCGTTTAGCACAGTTCCCCTGAaaccataataatattaatattctaGACTATTCTAGATTATATAATGCTATTTTCCGGGACTATTTTATTCGCGATTcccgggttgggtggttcttgtgactatctctaattacccaacacccgttacccatataggcctacttgccctgaccttttaaactactaataggcctctgcacgtgtgccgttttggaatccgatgagatgcacctgcacgattaacctGAGGGTTGTCAGAGGCATACTGACATCCACTCCTACGGGAGAATCCAGGGGAGGATGAGCAGCCAGCTCATTCCCTTGCCGGGTGGTAGTACCATATAGCCCCCAGATCCTGTCTGGGTGACCAACAGTGACCGAGCTACTTCACATCAACGTAGCACTCGTCAACCCGCAACAGTGGCCAGCGTGACAAGTTAGGGCCACAACCCCTAACTAATATGGCAGCACAAAGTATGAAACGGCCCTCAGTCCCCAGCAGCTCTCAAGTCCCTGACCACGGGAGCGGTTATGGTGAGGCGAGAGTAGAGGGTGCTAAGAATCACTGGGAAAGGACAGGCTCCCTAAAGGAATTGACTATTTGCACATATAATGTGCGAACCCTCCTTGGCGAACCAAAACTTCATGAGTTGGAAAAagaacttgatcatatcacatgggATATCCTCGGCCTATGCGAAGTTAGACGTCTGGAACTCAAGAGTGGACACATGCTTTACACAAGGGGTAAAGATAATAGCAGCACTGGAGGAGTTGGCTTCCTAATACGAAAAGACTTGGCATCAAATGTTGTTAGCTACAAAAACCAGTCGGACAGAGTAGCACAAGTCATCATCAAAATCTCCAAAAGACAGACCTTGAAAATCATTCAATCGTATTTGCCAACAATCAGCTACCCAGATGAAGATGTAGATGCAGTCTACGAAGAAATTAACGAACTGCTCAACCAAGACAAAGCAAATCACACAATCATTATGGGAGACTTTAATGCTTAAGTAGGAAAgaaaacaaactcaaatgaaaCCATGCTAGGAAAATATGTGGAAGAGCGAAATGAAAGGGGAGACAGGCTTCTAGAATTCACCGAAAGCAAGAACTTACAAATCATGAATACCTTCTTCAAGAAAAAAGAATCTCGTAAGTGGACATGGTGAAGCCCAAATGGATTGTATCGAAATGAAATTGACTTCATCTTGACAAGCGAACCAAAAAATGTGAAAGATGTCTTAGTTCTAAACCGCTTCAACACAGGAAGTGATCACAGGCTAGTAAGAGCAAGGATCTCCATCAACTTGAAACTGGAAAGATACAAACTCGTGCAAAAAAGAAG
Above is a window of Amphiura filiformis unplaced genomic scaffold, Afil_fr2py scaffold_56, whole genome shotgun sequence DNA encoding:
- the LOC140144465 gene encoding uncharacterized protein: MAAQSMKRPSVPSSSQVPDHGSGYGEARVEGAKNHWERTGSLKELTICTYNVRTLLGEPKLHELEKELDHITWDILGLCEVRRLELKSGHMLYTRGKDNSSTGGVGFLIRKDLASNVVSYKNQSDRVAQVIIKISKRQTLKIIQSYLPTISYPDEDVDAVYEEINELLNQDKANHTIIMGDFNA